The genomic stretch TTTCCCGAAAACTTCTGGGACCGGCTCGAGTCGATGGAGAAACCGCCGTGGGCGCCGTATTACACCATTCACAAGATCATGGCGGGCCTCTACGACGCGCACATGTTATGCGGCAATGCACAAGCGCTCGACGTACTCAAAGGCATGGCGGCGTACTTCAAGAAACGTCGGGACCGGCTCACGCTCCGCGCGTGGGACCGCGTGCTTGAGGTCGAGTTCGGCGGCATGGCGGAAGTGCTCTACAACCTCTACGCGCTGACCGGAAACGCGGATCACCGCGACCTCGCGCACGCCTTCGACCGGGCCGCGTTCCTCGGCCCGCTCGCCCTCGAACACGACAACCTCTCCGGCATTCACGCGAACACGCACATCCCCGAGGTCGTCGGCGCGGCAAGACGTTACGAATTGCTGGGCGACGCGCGGTACCGGCTGATCACCGAGTTCTTCTGGGACTGCGTCGTGAATCACCGCACCTACGCGACGGGCGGCACGAGCAACAGCGAGTTCTGGGGCGACCCGGACCAACTCGCCGGCACGCTGAGCGCGAGCAACCAGGAATCCTGCACTTCCTACAACATGCTGCGCGTCACGCGGCATCTCATCCGGTGGACCGCGGACCCGAAATACGCCGATTTCTACATGCGCGCGTTCTACAACAGCATCCTGGGCACACAGCGCGCCGCCGACGGCATGCTGGCGTATTTCACGCCGCTCGCCTGCGGCCATAAGCGGGTTTTCGGCACGCCCGATGACGCGTTCTGGTGCTGTTACGGCACGGGTGTCGAGTCTTTCGCAAAACTCGCCGACAGCGTCTATTTCCATGACGGCGACGGGCTATACGTCCACTTGTTCATTCCGTCCGAAGTCGTCTGGAAAGAACAGGGGCTGCGCCTGGAACAACAGACCCGGTTCCCCGACGAGGAACACATCACCTTCACGCTGCACCTTGATAAGGACCGGACCTTTACCCTGAACGTGCTGCAACCTTGGTGGGCTCGGCAGGGCGCGGCGGTTGCCGTTAATGGCGAGCCGCAGGCCATAGAGCCGCGGCCCAGCACGTACCTCGCGCTGCGGCGCGAGTGGCATGACGGCGACGTGCTCCTGGTCACGATGCCCATGGCGCTCCATGCGGAGCCAATGCCGGACGATGCGGAGAAAGTAGCCGTAATGTACGGCCCCATCGTGCTGGCCGGGCTGACAAGCGAAGACACCTGGGTCCAAGGCCAGGCCCTCCGCCCCGAGGAGTGGCTGGAACCGGTTGCGGGGCGGCCCGCGACGTTCCGCACCGTTGGACAAGAGACAGACATTACGTTCGTGCCGTTGAACCGTGTCGTTGAGGAGTCCTACGGCGTTTATTTCATTGTCACGCCGGAGGGGTCGCCGCGGCACCGGCAATTGAGCGCCGAACGCGAGGCCCGGCGCGTGCTCGCCGCGCGCACCGTCGATCGCGTCGCGCCCAATGACGCCGAACTCGAACGGGCCCACAACCTGCAAGGCGAAAAGACCGGCTCCGGGCCGCACATGGGCCGAAACTGGCGCCATGCCACCGACGGCGGCTGGTTCAGTTGGGACCTGAGAGTCCTGCCCGATGCGCCCATGACGCTGCATTGCGTCTACTGGGGCGATGACGCGCCCCCGCGCAGCTTCCAGGTGCAGGTCGACGGAACACCCGTCGCCGACGTCTCGCTGAACCATAATGCGCCCGGCAAGTTCCTGGATGCCGAATACCCCCTGCCCGAAGCGCTCACCCAAGGCAAAAACAAGATTACCGTGCGCTTCCAGGCCGGCCCCGGCAACTTTGCCGGCGGCGTCTTCGAATGCGCCATCCTCAAACCCGCGCCATGACACGCAACGGACTGGCAGAGGAAAACCCGCGGCGGTTCCGGCAGTCATTGCGTCCGGCAGCGCTACGGCATGGGTTTTCCGGTGCGGTTGGGCGCGCGGTGGGGATGGGGCACGTATTCGACGCCGGAGTGGGTGCGGACGGGTTGGGGATACAGGCTGAGCAGTTGCATGACTTCGGGGGGCATGTCGCAGCGGACAGGCAGGCCCATCTGCCGCGCTTCTTCGCAGGTAATCGGGTAATCGTGGGTCCACGTGCCATGGGTCAGGAGCCGGGCCAGCTCTTCGCCCCGTTCTTCGCCCATGTCGTCCGCGAGCAGCTCCTTGACGGACCGGCACACCTGGTTCATGGCCTTGCGCGCCTGGTCGGCGAGGATCAGGGTGTGATCGTCGATCTCGGCGATGGGTTTGTCTTCGAGCACTTTCAGGATCGACGCGGCGGGGTATTGCGCAAGTTGGGGATCGACCGGCCCGAGCACGGCGTGTTCGCACATGACGATCTCGTCCGCGGCGAGGGCGATGAGCGTGCCGCCGGACATGGCGTAATGAGGCACGAATACAGTGACCTTGCCTCTGTGCTTGTGGATGGCCCGAGCGATCTGCAGCGAGGCCAGCACGAGCCCGCCGGGCGTGTGGAGCACGATGTCCAGCGGCACTTCGGGGTCGGTCATGTTGATTGCGCGGATGACCTCTTCGGAATCGTTGACGTCAATGTAGCGAAAGATAGGGAAGCCAAGCAGGCTCATGGTTTCCTGCCGGTGTACGAGCAGGATGACCCGTGATTTGCGGTCTTGCTCGATCCGGGTGATCATGCGCTGACGCGCGGTTTCGAGCAGCTTCTGGCGGAGCACCGGCTGCAGCGCCACGATGATAAAGAACAGCCAGAACAAGTCCATGATGCCCATAGCCCGTTCATCCTCCGTCATATGCGGCGCGGCTCATCGCCACCAGGCCCCTTCGATGCCGCGTTCGTCGCGAAACCAGGGTCTGCGCGGCGGCTGCCGCACGATAAACAAGCGGAACGTCAGCACGCCCGCGACGAATCCGCCGATGTGCGCCCACCACGCGATGCCGCCGACCTGGCCGGGTTCGAGCAGCGACAGCGCGCCGCTGAACAGCTGGCTCCCGAACCAGAACAGGATGTAGAGGAACGCGGGGATCTGCACGACCAGCGGGTAGAAGAAGACCGGAATCACGCACAGGATACGCGACACGGGGAACAGCAGAAAGTAAGCGCCCAGTACCCCGGCAATCGCGCCCGACGCGCCGATGACCGGAATGGTGGAATTGGCGTTGGTTAGCGTGTGCGCGACGCCCGCCACGAGGCCGCAGAACAGGTAGAAGAGCAGAAACCGGACCGGTCCCATGCGGTCTTCGACATTGTCGCCGAATATCCAGAGGGTCCACATGTTGAGGATCAGGTGCAGCCAGCCGCCGTGCAGGAAGATGCTCGTAAGAAACGGCCAGAAATTGTCCGCGGGGAATCCGACCCAAGTGGCCCAGTCGGGATGCGTGAACCGGAGCGGCACGATGCCGAACAGGTAGAAGAGCCGTTCCAGTTGCGATTCCGGGAGCGCGAGCTGGAACACAAAGACGAGCACATTCGCGCAGATGAGCGCCCACGTGACAATAGGCGCGTTGCGGCTGGGTATAGTGTCGCGAATGGGGATCATTCTGCTCCGCCCCGCCTGGGCGGCCGCTCAGGCCGCTTGCGGCGCCACGCCGCCTTTCAATGTCGCTTACATCTCGTATTCGGGCGGCGTGTACGACGAATAGGTCGTGTAGGTGTAAGGCGCGCTGTAACTGCTGTCCACCCGGCCCGATTTCTCCAATTCCGCCTGATACTCCACGCAATAACGGGCCGCGGGAAACACCTCGAGCCGTTTCTTCGGAATAGGCTTGCCCGTGCCCTCGCAAATGCCGTAGGTCCCGTCCTTGATACGCTGCAGCGCCTGGTCGATTTCGTACAGCTCCCGGGCCTCGTTCCCTACCACCTGCAGCGCCGTCTCCCGGTCGAAGCTGTCCGTCCCCACATCCGCTGCCGCGTTCGGGTCCGACATCGAACGGTCCGTCAATGGTTGATACAGGACTTCGCCTTTCAGGCTGTTCAAGCCGTTTACAATGCGATCCCGTTCCACCAGCAGCAGTTTTTCAAACTTCTGGAGTTCCTTCTTGGTCATGACTCCGGCCTTGCGGGGTTGCGAAGGCGCCTTCGCTGCCTTCGCCTTCGCGCGGGCCGGCGCCTTCGGTGTCTTCCGCGTCGTCGTCGGTTTTCCTCGTTTCCGTGATGCGGGCATGAAATTCATCCTTCCTCGTTGTTAGAAGTTGTCCGCCATCCGGGGGCGCGCCGCAGTGCGCTACACGCGCCCGGCCCGGCAACCGGTTGCCATGCGAGATTGTAACCCAAAAAACGCTTCCTGTAAAAACCTCTGGGACAGAAAAGCATTCCCTTCGGGACTTCACCGGCCGTGTTGCAGTCTTTTTTTGGTCCCAAATTCATCTTTTTCGTAATATACATAGATTTCAGCTATTCGGTGCCGGGGTACAGGCTGCGATAGGCCGCATAGTTCGCAAGCACCTTCTTGACGTAGTCGCGGGTCTCTGTAAACGGAATGGCCGCGACGAAGGCGTCGAAATCGTAGTTGCCGAAGGCCTTTTTCCACTTTGCGCAATTTCCAGGACCCGCATTGTAGGATGCCAGCGCGTACATCAGGTGGCCACCTGAACGCTCGACCATGCGCATCAAGTAGTTCGCGCCGATGCGCAGCGAGACGGCCGGGTGCTTGAGCCGCGTGACGTCGTCGGGCAAAACGGAAGGCTCAATCTTGGCCACGTAGCTGGCCGTGCCCGGCATGACCTGCATGACGCCGGTGGCGCCGGCGTGCGAAACGAGGCTCGGCCGGAACGTGCTTTCCTGCCGGGCCACGGCGAGGACCAGGTAGGGGTCCAGCCCCAGTTGTTTTGCAAGGTCCTTTACGGCGGGCCAATAGGCGCGCGGATATTCGAGGCGGAGCCGGTCGAGGGTCTTTTTTCCGCTTTCGATACCCCAGCCGTTTACGGCGGCGCACTCGAGCGCGGTGTGCGCGAGTCCGGCCTCCGCGAGGATGCGGTAGACCAGGCCCTCACAAGGGCACCCCTGAAAGGTTTCGCACAATTCGAGCGCTTCCCATTCGCTTTCTTCCAGGCCATTACCCGCAAAGAATCGCAACCGCTCAATCGCCGGAATCGATTCAAACCCGGCAGGCAACTGGCCCGGCGGCGTCGCGGCCACGGGGAAGGGACGCAAGACGGTGTTTCGGCCGTCGATGAGCAGGTTGGGCACGGGCGCGGCGCCCGGCAACTCAATCTGGGCGAAAGCCCGGTGCGCGAAGTAATCGCCGGTGCCGCGTCCGGCGGCTCGGGTCAGGAAGACCTGCGCGCGGGCGGCGTCGCCCTTGGCGCCGCAGAATTGCGCCGCGGCGTACCAGGCTTCCGAAGTGCGCATATGTTCGGGATAACCTTGCGCGAGCGTCTCCCATGCAGGCAAGGCGGCATCCAGTCCTTTGGCCGCAAGGCGCAGGCGGCCCGCGTGAAAGAGGGCAAACGGGGCCAGCCTATGCCCGGAATTCACCGCCGCGAGACGCTCGAAGGTGTCCGCCGCGCCCGCGGCGTCTCCCGCGCCCTCGCGGGACTCCGCCAGTTTCCACAACGCTTCGCCGGTGTCCATCGATTGGGGGCACTGCTGCGCCAGCGCATCGCAGAAGAACGCCGCGTCGCTCTGCCGCCCGCCGGATACGGCCAGGCACACCCCGTAATAAAGCCAGGCGCGCAGCCAGGGGTTGTCCCTGTTTTTTGCGATAGCATCCTGAACACTGGCAAGTCCGTCCGGCGCCTTGGCGGCGCCTTGTTCGAGCAACCGCTGAAACACGGCGAGGTCGAGCGGCACGCCGCCGCTGGTCTTGAGCGCTTGCGGCGCGGCCAGCAGCGTGGCGGCGGCTTCCTTCCAGGAACTCGAACGCAGGAACCCGTAAACGGCAAGAACGCGGTCCTCGGCCACGGGTGAGAGGGCCAGCTTGCGCGCTGCGTCCAGGCGCGGGCGCACCAGAAGAGTGGAGGATACTACGGAACGGAAATAGGCGTAGTGTTCCGGTTTCGCGGGTTCGAGCGTAACCAGGTTCTCCGCCGCACGGAAGGCATAGTCCCGCATCCACCAGGGTCGGGCCGCCGTTTTCAGCCCCTCGGCGAAGAGCGGCGCGGCATCGGCATACCGTTTCAGGTCCGCGAGCAGGCCGGCGAGATGCAGGAGTGTCATGCGCTGCCAGGGGCCGCCCGGCTCTTGCGCGAGCACGGATTGATAAGCGCGGATTGCCCCTTCGGCATCCCCGCCCTTCGCGCGGCACCGCGCGGCGCGCACCCGCGCGAAGGCGCGCAGCGGCCCGGGCGCGGTGGCGCACGCGTCGAAGGCCTGAGCGGCTTGCAGGAATTGGCCCGCATCTTCGGCTGCCGCCGCGGCCAGGTACTCGGCCTCGCCCGGAAGCACGCCAAGAGTGAATAAAATCGTGATCAAGGGTACTGCAGTCACGCAAACGTTCCCTCCGGTTCCGGAGTCAAGCACAATCCATTGCGGCGGGGATTATTGCCATGGAACGCCCCTTCGTCAAGCCTTTATTCAGGGTGCGGCGGACTCGGCCCGGTGGAGAGGCGCGGTTACGCGGTGTCGCGCACGGCGTCGCGGGCGAAACGGCGCACGGCGAGGTCGTGGCCGGCGGGTTTCGGCCGTTGCTGGGACCACTGCGCCAGCACGTGCGCCAGAGCATCGCGCAGCCCGGATACGGCGTCGTCTCCGAGCCGCACGTCGCCGGTGGCAACGTGATGGGTCTGATGGCCCGCGTAGAGCGCGAAGCTCAGGCGGTGTTCCTGCAGCACGCTGGCGAGAAATTCGACCACGTTGCCGTCTGTCAGCAGCGGCAGGCTCTCGAAGCGCAAAGGGTGTTCCGCATTGTCGCGGACGGTGAAAAGCAACTGCAGGATTGGATATTCCGGCATCGGGTGGCTGGACGCGGCAAACGAGATATCGCCCGAGGCCACGGCGAGGGTTGTGCCGGGCCCCACGTTGTCGCGCGTGGTCTTGACGACCGCCAACGCCTCGCCCTTGCGCGCCACGAGGAAGGGCACATCGAAATAGGCCTTGCTGCGAGCGAGGTCGTCGTCGGACAGGAACAAGGGCCGGGGCAGCTTCTCGTCCACCTCGCGCACGGACGGCGCCGTGCGCGGCAGGTCCGACAAGGCTCCCAGCAGCCCTTCAAGCGTGGTCAGGTCATGCACGGGAGGCTCCGTAGGAGCGGAAGGTTCCGCGGACGGCGCCTGCTGCGCCGGCTCGGGCAAGGGCTCGTCGAGCTTCCACGGCTCCAAGGGTTCCAATAGCTCCGGCTCGGGTTCCCGAAGAGGCGGGGCGGTCAGTTCCTGAGGCGGTGGCGCAGGCGGCACAGGGGGCCCAGGCGCGACTTGCTCCCGGCGAGCCGGGCGCGGCGGTTCTGCGGACGCCTTACGCGCAGGCGCGGGTTCCGGCTCGGGCCACTGTGGCGCGCCGAACGGCGGCGACTCGCGCGGCGCATCGGCTTCGGCCTTGTCCGGCGCGACGACCGCCTTGTCCGGACGGACGGTGATGCGGCCGCCGCAGAGCTTGCAGGCGCCCGTCATGCCAACATACTTCTCGGGCACACGGATGCGCTGCGCGCAACGCGGACAGGTGTAATGGCGTATTTTTCTTACCGGACGGCTACTCACAGGACCTGGTCCCCGGCACTGTAACAGTGCTATTTGACCAAGCCCCGCCAGACCTTGTCAAACACGCTTGCGCTGCCACAGAGGCTACAGGCTGTCGACCCAGGCGCGGACCTGCGGCAGCAATACGCGCCATTCCTCGTACGCCGCGTTGTTTTCGTCGGCATCTTCGCATTCCGGGCACAATTCGGGCTTGAGGTTCCAGAGCAACGCGCCCGCGGCGCCCGCCGCATGTGCCGCGTCCATATACCCGGCCGGCGTGACCAGTCCTCCGCGCGTGGGAAACTCTTCCAGGCACCAGATGCTGCCGGGCGGAATCTCGGCGACGCAATCCTCCAGCGTCCCCATCCATCCATAGTGATGAAAAGCCAGGTAATCCGTATCCAGGTTCTCGGCAAGCGCGGCGCTGGGAAACGAGAAGCCCGCGGTGATCAGCTTGCCAGGCGCGTGCTCGCGAATTGCGGCGGCGCAGGCATCGGCGTAGGCGCGGAACGCGGCCAAAGACACCGCGTGGTCCGCCCGCATCTCGGGAAGACTGTTCTCCCATGCGCCGCCTTCGGTTTCACTTATGGCCCAGTCTATTTCGTTCGCCAAGTCGAACGCGAAGAGTGCGGGATGCGCGCCGAATTCCTGGAGAAACGGCGTCAGGAAACCGGACACAAACGCGGCCCGGACTGACGGGTCTTCGAAGACCTCTTCGCGGCCGCGCACCCAGACCCCATCGACTTCCTCTCCGCGGCCCGCGATGAGATAGTCAGTCAGCACGAACTCGATGCGGCAGCCCGCGTCGAGCGCAAGGTCGAGCAACGTGTGCACGTCGGCGCGAAACGTGTCGTTATAGCCTTCAACATATCCCGAGCGGTCGAGAACCGCGCGCCCGTCGTCCAGCAATCCGACACGCAACGCCTTGAGACCCGCGCGCCTGGCATAGTCGAGATACGCCGCGGTGTAACCGGGATGGCGCGAGAAACCGTTGCCGCGCGGGAACCAGCCCGTGACGCCAAAGTTCTGTCCATATTCGATGCCGCGCCAATTCGCGCCCGCGAGGAAATGCGCCGCGCCATCCACGAGGAATCCAGACTCGCCAATGGCGATTTGCGAGTCTTGGTCCAGCAAGGGCGGCGGCGTGTCCGCGGGCAGGTCTGGCGGCGTCGCGCGCGGCAGGTCCGGCGTAACGTTCGCGCACTGCAGGATGGCGTTCCCTGAGAACTCCCAGGCGGCATTGTCGTTCATGGCTAATTTAACGCCGATGACGCGGATGCGCGTGGGGTCGAACCCGCTGTCCGTCACGGCCGCGACCGGATTCGCCGTGCGCGGGCTGAGTGTGGCGGTGTATTCGCCGCCCGCGTTCGCGACGTTGACCCAGAAGCCGTATTGCGAACGCCACTCGTCATCTTTCACGAAGACCTGGATTCCGCTGGGAGCCGATTGCGGGCCGCCAAAGCCCTCGGGCAGGATTACACGCACGGCAATAGCGCTGCCGCTCAGGTCCAGCGGCGCCAGCGCTTCGGTGGGCAGCCAATTCCGCAGGTCGATATAGACCTCGCCCTGGCCCAGCACCGCGTCTCCGGCTACCATGCGCAGGTCCAGGATGAGCATGCTGTCCGAGAACCGCACGGAAACCACCCCCTGGCTATTGGCAAAATCCTGAGCTATCCAATCGGCCCCGGCGGCCACCAACTGCGTCCCCTCTTCCGGGCACGGCGTGCAGGCCGCGCACAGGCAAAGGAGCGTCGCGATGCCAAGACGATTCCACTGCTTCATTTCACTTCCTCCACGTTGGTGAAAACACCCCTCTGATTGCACTGCCCCCCGCTCTGTACCTATGTCCCGGCCCATAGCAGACCATATTACTTCTCGCCGAGAGGCGGTTTGATGAAAAACGTGGGCTTCACGTGATACGTGTCCGGCAGGTTCAGGTAATAGCTCTCGACCACCGTGAAGCCGGACCCGTCCCAGGAGAGGGCGTCTATGCCGCGCTTGTCTTTTGACCCGTGCGTTACGGTGCCGTCGCCGAAATGGTCATGGTAGCGCGTGCTGACATAGATGAGCCCATCCGGTCCTATGACAACGGACGACGCACCGAACTGCGGGTACGTGGTCAGGAGCGAGGGGCCGGCCAGGTCGAAAGCGTAGATTGCGCCCCGGCCATAGTAGTAGTTGCCGAAGCAGCCCACGAACGCCGTCAGGCCGTCTCCCGAGAACGCAACCTGTCCGGTGAAATCGCCCAGTCCGTCAAACGCCTGGAGCGTTGCGCCCGTCGCCAGACTGCCAATATCGACCGCGCCCAAGGCATAGGAGTACGACGTAACAATCCCGTAGGTTCCCGAGGGGTCCGCCGCGGAAGTGCCCCAATTGGACCGTTGCATCGAAAGGGCCGCCTCGGCAAGCACGGTATTGGTATTCAGGTCAACAGTCGTGAAGCCGTCCAGGTTGTGACACTGGATGAGGCGGTTCCCCGGCAACAGGCGCGCGAAGCGCCCGTCTGCTTCGACCGGAAACGCGTCCGACACAACCGTGCGCGACGCGAACTCAATAATCCGCGTCCCGGCGTAACAATACAGGTCGTCGCTGGAAAACACGGGATACGCGGGAGCGCTCGCGACGGGCAACGGGCCGGCCGGCGCATGGTTCGCGGCGTTGTAGACAGCGCCGGATGTGTCCACGAGGAAGTCCCCCGCATTCGTGGACGCCGTGATTTCGACGCCGGGCAGGATACCGAGGACCATATCGGCATCCAGGTCGACGGCGATGGTTTCATTGCCCGGCGGACCGGAGTTGTAGAGCACCGAACGGCCGGCCGTGGAAAACGCGGGGTCATACGTGGCCTCCAGCACGAAACCGCCGCTCTCCTTGGCACCATCCACCGGAACAACTGTGAACGTGTTCAATCCCTCGGCAAGCGTTACGTCGTAACGCAGCCCGCCGTGCACGTCGAGCGCAACCGTATCGCCGTTAATCGAGACGGCCGTCGCGTCGCTGAAATGGCCCATGACCGGATAATTCGAGAGATTCGTGGTCACTTGGCGAATATCCTGAGCTTCGCCTTCGCCTTCGCCCGGCTCGTCCCAGGCGGGCGGTTCCGGCTGCCAGGAAAAGTCGGTGACGAGCACTTCGGCCGGCTGCCCGTCACTGGGCGCCGAGCCGTTGAACAACCAGAGGTTCAGCCGGAAGTTTTCGTTTCCGGGAACGGGCACGCCCTCGCCTTCGTGAACCCAGTGTCCGGCCAGGTGGTCGGCGGGCGGCGTCTCGCCCCCACTGTACTTGCCGTAGTAACTGCGGAATTCGGCGCGGCCGGGCGCCCACACGAGGTAACTGGTCAGCTCCGCGGCATCATCGGCAAGGTCAACGCGAAACCTGTGGCAATGGTCGCCACATCCCGGGCATGCGCTGCAAGGCTGAACCACGAACTGCGCGTTGGTGTACTCCGCGGGGTTGTCCCAGCGGGCAAATTCGATATCCAGCTCCCGGTAGTACTCCAGGGGCGCCGCCGTCTCCCACGTGAACGCGCCGAGCACGACCCTCGCGTCCAGGATGTCCAGGCGGCTGGCCGTTGCGACGAGATAGGCGCCGTAACCGTAGGAGCCGTCGAGAATGACTTCCGTGCAGGCCCAGTGGCCGTCACGTTCGCTTATCGTGAGGTGCAACCCGGCTTCGTCGGCCCATACGGCGTCCACGGCGTCGGAGAAATAGTTCGATCCCGGCCCGCCGGGGAAATCCAGGCGCTTGACCACCCATTCGTGACCGAACGCCGTTATGCGGCGCACCGGCGGATTGCGGTCGATCACCAGCGCGTCGACCGCTTCCGGGATTACCGGAACTTCGAAACAGGGGTCGCAGATCGTGGCGGCCACGCCCGCGGGCAGCAGGTTCACGGCAAGCCGTGTCGCGTACTGGTCATAGCCGCCCGTGACAATCAGGCAGGACCACGCGCCGTCACTGTTCAGCGTCGTCAGAGGCGCCGCATAGGTCGGCTTTGTCCAAAAAACGCCCTCGACCTCGATGAACACCATGATGCGGTAATTCGCGGCGTCGAACGGCGGGATGCACGTCACGTGCCCGGCCAAGCTGCCATAC from Candidatus Hydrogenedentota bacterium encodes the following:
- a CDS encoding TraR/DksA family transcriptional regulator, producing the protein MTKKELQKFEKLLLVERDRIVNGLNSLKGEVLYQPLTDRSMSDPNAAADVGTDSFDRETALQVVGNEARELYEIDQALQRIKDGTYGICEGTGKPIPKKRLEVFPAARYCVEYQAELEKSGRVDSSYSAPYTYTTYSSYTPPEYEM
- a CDS encoding glycoside hydrolase family 127 protein, whose amino-acid sequence is MGTSCLPALLALLVISVPAAAQDAPPLNLMPFDLTAVRLLDGPCNTALEANRAYLHALDPERLLYAFRVNAGLPAPCEPPGGWEKPDCEVRGHFAGHYLSACALMYAAAGDAALKARADYLVAEFAKCQAALGGEYLSAFPENFWDRLESMEKPPWAPYYTIHKIMAGLYDAHMLCGNAQALDVLKGMAAYFKKRRDRLTLRAWDRVLEVEFGGMAEVLYNLYALTGNADHRDLAHAFDRAAFLGPLALEHDNLSGIHANTHIPEVVGAARRYELLGDARYRLITEFFWDCVVNHRTYATGGTSNSEFWGDPDQLAGTLSASNQESCTSYNMLRVTRHLIRWTADPKYADFYMRAFYNSILGTQRAADGMLAYFTPLACGHKRVFGTPDDAFWCCYGTGVESFAKLADSVYFHDGDGLYVHLFIPSEVVWKEQGLRLEQQTRFPDEEHITFTLHLDKDRTFTLNVLQPWWARQGAAVAVNGEPQAIEPRPSTYLALRREWHDGDVLLVTMPMALHAEPMPDDAEKVAVMYGPIVLAGLTSEDTWVQGQALRPEEWLEPVAGRPATFRTVGQETDITFVPLNRVVEESYGVYFIVTPEGSPRHRQLSAEREARRVLAARTVDRVAPNDAELERAHNLQGEKTGSGPHMGRNWRHATDGGWFSWDLRVLPDAPMTLHCVYWGDDAPPRSFQVQVDGTPVADVSLNHNAPGKFLDAEYPLPEALTQGKNKITVRFQAGPGNFAGGVFECAILKPAP
- a CDS encoding rhomboid family intramembrane serine protease: MIPIRDTIPSRNAPIVTWALICANVLVFVFQLALPESQLERLFYLFGIVPLRFTHPDWATWVGFPADNFWPFLTSIFLHGGWLHLILNMWTLWIFGDNVEDRMGPVRFLLFYLFCGLVAGVAHTLTNANSTIPVIGASGAIAGVLGAYFLLFPVSRILCVIPVFFYPLVVQIPAFLYILFWFGSQLFSGALSLLEPGQVGGIAWWAHIGGFVAGVLTFRLFIVRQPPRRPWFRDERGIEGAWWR
- a CDS encoding transglycosylase SLT domain-containing protein; translated protein: MTAVPLITILFTLGVLPGEAEYLAAAAAEDAGQFLQAAQAFDACATAPGPLRAFARVRAARCRAKGGDAEGAIRAYQSVLAQEPGGPWQRMTLLHLAGLLADLKRYADAAPLFAEGLKTAARPWWMRDYAFRAAENLVTLEPAKPEHYAYFRSVVSSTLLVRPRLDAARKLALSPVAEDRVLAVYGFLRSSSWKEAAATLLAAPQALKTSGGVPLDLAVFQRLLEQGAAKAPDGLASVQDAIAKNRDNPWLRAWLYYGVCLAVSGGRQSDAAFFCDALAQQCPQSMDTGEALWKLAESREGAGDAAGAADTFERLAAVNSGHRLAPFALFHAGRLRLAAKGLDAALPAWETLAQGYPEHMRTSEAWYAAAQFCGAKGDAARAQVFLTRAAGRGTGDYFAHRAFAQIELPGAAPVPNLLIDGRNTVLRPFPVAATPPGQLPAGFESIPAIERLRFFAGNGLEESEWEALELCETFQGCPCEGLVYRILAEAGLAHTALECAAVNGWGIESGKKTLDRLRLEYPRAYWPAVKDLAKQLGLDPYLVLAVARQESTFRPSLVSHAGATGVMQVMPGTASYVAKIEPSVLPDDVTRLKHPAVSLRIGANYLMRMVERSGGHLMYALASYNAGPGNCAKWKKAFGNYDFDAFVAAIPFTETRDYVKKVLANYAAYRSLYPGTE
- a CDS encoding ATP-dependent Clp protease proteolytic subunit is translated as MGIMDLFWLFFIIVALQPVLRQKLLETARQRMITRIEQDRKSRVILLVHRQETMSLLGFPIFRYIDVNDSEEVIRAINMTDPEVPLDIVLHTPGGLVLASLQIARAIHKHRGKVTVFVPHYAMSGGTLIALAADEIVMCEHAVLGPVDPQLAQYPAASILKVLEDKPIAEIDDHTLILADQARKAMNQVCRSVKELLADDMGEERGEELARLLTHGTWTHDYPITCEEARQMGLPVRCDMPPEVMQLLSLYPQPVRTHSGVEYVPHPHRAPNRTGKPMP